A window of Chanodichthys erythropterus isolate Z2021 chromosome 16, ASM2448905v1, whole genome shotgun sequence genomic DNA:
GTTCACATATACAGGAAGAGTTTACAAGGGGAAAATCAGAAAGCCACTGAAACTAGTGTAACTTGCAGGATCATCATAAACCCAGGCGTCCTTCCACAGTACTGTATTAATCTTGTCACCAATCTCCAGTGTGAGAACGACACCATTGCTGGCGTTACTATTGCTAACTGGGCGCGCAGAATGAACAGAGCACTGGGTTTGACTATTCTTCAAGAGAGTGATCGCCATTGTGGTTCCACCATGACAATGACCGTAAAATCTGAAGTAATAGACTCCTCTTACTGGTGCTGTGAAAATACCTGTAATGCACAGAAAATGTCATCATATAtgaacaggtttaagaactgcATGCCGTTACTGTATTCCTGTAATGTTATTCTCTTTACAGTACTTACCGGTATTTGAGTCGTAGGCATTTCCAACATTACTAAAGACTTTTTTGTATTCCAGAGTTTTGGAATCACTAAAGGGTCCAGTTTGACCTGATCCAGAAGCCAGAAGTCCAGCTGAGAAAGCAACCTTTTTGCCTGGAAATAAGTGGACTGATGTAAAATGTGTAGTCaaataaaatgtgtaatttaaaaTGTCTATGGGAacaaaatgtgctttttttaCTTGCCATAATTTTGTTGGAGAGATTCAATCTTGTTTTTTGAATCTTGTACTAAGGTTTTCAAAGCTGTTCAGAAAACACATTAATATGATAATGTTAGAATGCTGATAAACAATCAACTTCAAAATAAGTATAAGTTGTAATTTCTTTAAAAGTGTTCATAAATTGTAAAGTTTTCCCACTATGACATGATCAATACAAATCCACCTTACCTTCATTATCACTCAATATTTTGGTCAGTGTTTCTTCTAGTTTTTGTATCCTTTCTTCCATGCATTGTTGCTTCTGGGGCTCAGCAATGATGTTCACACTTGGTGACAATAAATCTTGAGCAAATAAGCTTCCAGCACAGAGCAGCAGCACCAGCAGCAGAACAGCCATTGTCttgattttcatttatttgacaCTCAAATGCCTAAACCCAAACCCTAATCGACACTTACAAACTCTAGCGGGTCTACTGTCGACAATTTGCTTCGAGGCAGAGTTGCTTCAGACAAGACACTAGACAATGCCTTCAATATGCTTTAATCGTGACTGGGAGGATCTCAGACCAATTTCAGAGAAAATCCCACCAGCAAAAAAGAATCCAACAGTTTTTATAGTATAGGAGCATGGCAAAGGTGATTCATTACATCATTTTTCTACAATGTGCTTGGTTCTTCATATGTAGCCTATATTTCAGCAAACCCTTCTGTTACTAGGTAGAAGCAAATCTGgatttctttatttcttcacATGATTCAGACACACACTGACTTTGGCCAAAGTGTTGGGGACATGTAGGTTTCCAAAGCAAATAAGTGTTATTCCTGCAAGAAAAAGAAATGTTATtcatgattaattaaaaaattcaaTCATGTGATTCAGGTATACTTATGTTgtggggacaaaatgtccccacaaagatagtaatatctgaaatccttgtccttgtgTGGACATTATTTGGTACccaagtgatgttttttgaaaatggaataaaatgaacaaagtttTCTGTGAGCCTATTACAGGTGATTAAATTTTAGACCTGGTGGGATGGCGGGACATTGTCTACATACGTCACTCGCCTGTGCGTGTCTTGTATAGAaacgttttttttcttttcttttctattttcaTATAGAAAAGTTGCTCCAGCTACTCatggtgtgggagtggcataggCTAGCTTATCACAAGAAGCGAGAAAGGTCAACAGGTGAGTAAGGCATTATATTGAACAGATAAACAGCGATATGTAGCTCAGAGTCCCAGAGTTTCCGGCTAACACAGCTATGTTGTGACGAAGTAACTGAACCGGACCATATTCGTTGTAGCGGCGTACCAAATAAAAGTTCCAGTGACGTAAATTTGTGATTCCCATATTCGTCATTGCAACGTTATAACAGTACGTCTCTGGAACCTGATGAGAACGTCAAAACGACCAAACGGGCACGTTGTAAAAACGTATATTAGTatggtttatttatatttaatatggtTTTCTGGTTTAATTTTCTTTCTGTTAAACGTAAGAACAAACTTTTTAGGATTATAAACATGGCTGGTAAAATTATTGAAGAGAAACAAGCATTTTTGTCTGATCTTTATACCGTTGCAGTAAAAAGAAAGACTTCCGCTATTTTGGCAGTTACTTCTCATCCTCTTTATAGTTCATTTCCAGTACTTCCATAGACGGTACAAAGAACCCTTGATTAAAAAGGTTAAGTACAGGAAGTCCTTCGTTCTGACAGCCATTGATATTTTAATTAGGATTATAAGATGAGTGGTTGTTGTTGTGaagtttttaattaatgtttgtgTGTTCTGTCCTTGTTGAGCCTTGtctgaagaaaatgttttgtcttttttgagGGTTTTGCAACCTCCtgttgccaagataacagctctgagtcttcatcTAGAGAACACCTAgatggagaacacctgacaagagatcagagaccattgattttgatgtttcttttggatcattgtcctgatggaagatccaaccatggcccattaatggatttctagcagaagcggtaaggttttgattttttatctgttagtatttgatagaatccatgatgccatgaatctgaacaagatgtccaggacctccagcagaaaaataggcccataacattaaagatccagcagtatatataaccgtggacatggggtactttttatccctgtgtgcaccaaacccatctggtgggtttgctgccataAAGctcttttttagtttcatctgaccatagaagccagtcccgtttgaagttccagtcgtgtctgacaactgaatatgctggagattgatTCTGGATGAATCTGGGTTTTCTTGAAATcctcctgaacaacttgtggggatgatGCTGTTTGATCTTtcttttaggctttctgagactcaagactcaacaaatctctgcaattctccagctgtgatccttggagagtctttggctaCTCAAACTCTCTTCCTCACCgtgcattaggacgatttagacactcgtcctcttccaggcagatttgtaacatctttagttgattggaacttcttaattattgccctgatggtggaaatggggattttcaatgctttagctattttcttacagccattttctattttgtgaagctcaacaatcttttgctgcacatcctTTGATTTTCCTTTGATGAATGATTaggggaatttggcctttgtgtttcctcatgtttatactcttgtggaacaggaagtcatggctgggcaatttcatgttcatgatcaccctgatgccaaaaaaaatgtaaatatgactggggatatacttcagagatattttactcatacaaaattctaggggtgccaataattgtggccaatgcgttttggagaaaaacatttatttcgtAATGTAATTTCCCCCCactttcttttccttcaatgaaaggttagatttttgctcattttatgaattaaagatcaaaatctaaacaatgcagattcatttttatagtcatctttgttcatatttaccaagggtgccaataattctgaccaccactgtatgTGTTAACTATGATCCTGATCCTTGTTATTTTCTTGTTTGACTAACGGCTGTTTAACATTACTGTAAAACTGAGAGAAAATGCCATTGCCACAGTCTAAGAATGATCCACattctattatttttattttcttgtttgAATAGCTGTTTAACAAATGGAAGAcattttgatatttgatattcaCAATACAATCAGATCACTCTAATTTTTGCTTAAAGGGGGTgtataatgctatttcatgcattctgacttatttgcACTGTTCGTAGCATTCTCaagctaaacatggccaaagtttcaaaacacgagttggacgtatgacagagtatttctgtgccaaatataCAACTTCTGGTTGTGGACATTTTCTTGAATTTTTTTCCAAGTATGGCCTGAATCACATCATAAAGGGCAGAATTTCTTGTATTATTCTTTAAATTTTACAGTCATTTATTACACTGCATTCATTCAACAACAATGGTTCATTTCATGCGTCATGCATCATTTCTATATCATTGCACTTGCTTTACACTTTCAAGTTTTGGTTTTTAATCCGATTAAGTGTTTACATGTCCTATTGAGCAGattagaaaaggtttaaacCACCCCTTACAATCAGAGTGAAATTTCAATCTGAGTTGGCCAATTCATTTTGAATGACATGGTTGCGCATGTGACTTAATTTGACTGTGCAACTAATCCGATTACAAATGAATTATTAGGGTTCATGTAAATGTATAGTCTTTCTTCTATTACCAAATCATACACAATCACATCACATAGGCTGCTTGGCAACATTGATCTgtaaatgtattaactaacccAGTTCCCTAAATGTATTAACTAAAGCAGTTCCCTGTTAGTagcattctcatgctaaacatggccaaagttgaacgtatgacggagtatttctgtgccaaatataCAACTTCCTGCTTGGCAACATTGATCTGTAAATGTATTAACTAAAGCAGTTCGCTATAACAAttagaatttataaagttttatagCAGAGAATGAAATGTTTATAAGTTCATGGATTTCAAGGTTATGGACCGAGCACATCTCCATGCCCCGGAGTAAAGGTGAGAAGtagatttaaaaattaaacatggtATTTTGGTGATTAGGACATACCTGCCACGTTCCAGCAATGTACTAAAACATTGTCACGACGAATATGGGAATCACAAAGTTACATCAATGGAACCTTATTTGGGACGTTGTTGCGACTAATGCTGAGTTCCAGACGAGGATGGATGTGGGAATATCCCAAATTAAATCTCGCACTTCAGACCTCAGTGCGTTCCAGTCACAATACATCACATTCACATGTTGACCACATGATGTCGCCATGACCCCATGAGAGTATATCGTGTTTTTGTGTCAATTATGGCAAAAGCAGatgaaaagcaaaaaaaaacaaaaaacgtaaGATTACATTAACTTAATATCTAATGTTAAGGTTTGTTTTTACATTCATATTCATTGGAAGCAGGATGCGCCGACATCTTGGAAGTGACGTCAAATGACGCGTCTCGTTGAGGTCAGGGTTGATCGATGTACCCCGAGTTCACACAACGAATATCCGACTTTGAGTGGCATTTCAGACGTTATTTCCTAGAAGGAGGTGGGGAAAATCCAAAATCCGATATGAGCCGAGTGGGTTACGTTTTTACAACGTGCCGGTTTGATCATGTAATTATCACATTCCAGAGATGTACCACTATAACGTCGCCACGTTGAATATGAGAATCACAAAGTTACGTCGCCAGAACATTATTTGGGATGTCGCTGCGACTAATATCAAAGACTATAAAGCCGCCTTTCCACTGCACGTGACATTCGCATCCGACTGTCGCATAGCTGCAGTCGCACGGAACTTTGAAATTGGTAGTGAAGCAACCATTACCCTCGGCTTATTCCAACCCAGGTAAACTGAAcgattttaataaatgtaaggcATGTATGAATATATCCATACAAAGCAAATTACCCTCAaaacatctaaaataaaaacatactagTAGATTTTATAGAGCTTATATGTAAAATTgatttaataatcataaaatatctttctttttttttacataatcattAATAACAACCATTTTAGAGAAATAATGTTTACAGAATAacgttaaagtgttaaaatattggTAATTCTAACTTCACACTTATAGTTTTGATTAGAATACATCATATCCGGTCGGCTGGTCGCATACGGTCTATCCGCAAATATTTTAACGCATCCGAAGCTCAAATCAGATCCGAAATTTCCGCATTCGCAGATCGGAGCTCCACGCATGCCCCCGTACTACTCTCCATTGGAAATGAATTACTTGCAGTCCAACGGCTGTCGTTTgtcgtgtgcagtggaaaggTGGCTTATGAACTTATGCGGCAGAGAAACAAACGCGCCACCATCTTTATAATATTGTCTTTAAACTTTCTTTTTTGCAGGTGCTCctatatttctatggcatcactgtcaaagaataattagctggtgaagtggatttacttgttgtagagttaatgaaagttatcatgagcattgttatgattaaagcagatgtcttaacaaatgtcagtagaaacgagcagttcattcataaatacataattgctgtggaaatacaaaccggaagtcaAAAGAAAACGAGCGCAGCGCTGAAAAGTGGCAGGGCTACATAAAGtaaatagagggtatgcacgtgacgtcaccatcGACCGTTAGGACTGCGGTCACGCacgctgagtggcaaaagactgagcggcagcattggttttcagcgtgaatgtcgtgaaaaacacacaaaacacattcaaaacgggaaagagctttgcggcTGACTGTGCAAATAGATTTGACACAAACCctggtatatatttaaaaaccaaaaaaagcaacagaaaaagaagcaaatggatcactgcaattcacagaaacagctggactccagcagagaaacacggatttgcagttatcattttgtgttgaattgttagattttgaggtaaaatgccgtattgtattgttatatattatgttgacgactcatcaattaaatattttccatcttatattatgcattgggtgtttttaaataaacaacactgtcaaaaactatactaaaagttttagggctggacaatatgatgatataacattgataCAAGTGATTAAGCATATTTAAACCTACcggtagttatataaaatattcacaggcagatttgctttatgtaagTTATTTCCCAggcgtcaaatcaggcacataaatgtcaggaaacacgactcctggctgcatgtcaatatccatggattaggtttatttgacaagttgtaagaaacactttcgagtccaacctttagggtAAATCGTTAGTTTTGCTCGCGTTTTCGCCGTTTCTCCTATTAATCCAGTTACGCAGCctgttcttttgccactcagtctagctgagggagcgcgttttcggcgggaaagtgacgtcgatgcataccctctatccacaagtttcctacgccccatgaggccttgcgtcaaacgtgggagcgtcttccggtttaatgtaaacaagctggacgtgacactcattcattcaacagttgacagtcattcaagatttaacgatccaaacttgcgaacgtttgttatttacttaaagatttaagattccgGCATCAATTGAACACtgtattacaataaaaaaaaatgttacagtaattgtaatgtattaatttatgtcatgAGTGCACGTCAATaatgctaaatctaactgatatttatattgacataaaaagaaaacacagacctaTCCAGTTGcgcctgcttccatttatttgcgaTCACAAGAATTGGGGTTGAGGGGGGAGGGCCTTAGAAGTCCGTTTTCTATACATGCATATACATACACTAACATTTGTATAGCATTTATGTCAGGGGCGTAGGAGCGATTTTGAAACTGGGGGGGACAGTAAATGCCggggggagggggagggggaggggggtttatatatatatatatatataatatatataaataatgcataTTATATAAGCACTTAAATGCTAATTTCTAATGACTTTTGGGAACGGATTGCAGTGTTTCCGCcaggattttgtgagactgtggTGGGTGGACAATCGGTGAGGCATTTCAGTAACGTTAGTTAGTGTTCTCCAAACTCCGATTTTAACGTTAGGTTTTGGAATAACTGACGACGTGCCgctgaattattagaaaaacaATGCATAGGCCTATCCGAGATTGTAATGCAGCCACGACCCGAAGCGGCCCGTCGTCAGGTAACTTATTCCTCCTCGGTCATCACACCACAAGATATTGTtcagatgttgtatttcaagacattttttCAGGTTTTTGTTCTTAAAACGATATTgtatgtaaatgtttttattacacATCTCATCCCAGTCCTCCGTTGCTAATTCAGATCGTCATTTTAGAACTTCCGTTATTACATCACAACTGAGAAATGTCACAGTGCTTTTTAATtgcataattattttattgataaagTTTCAGTGTATGTTTAAGTTAATGTGCGTCTGCACtatatgtgtgtgcgtttgtatgTGATAAAGAGCGGGAGAATGAGAGTATGGGTTAGacaataaaacatggaaaaggtttttcatttttatcctcttgtttgttatatttatttgcttgatCAATTTCTTTGTGGGGTTTGGTTCTTTTGCGGTTTTTAGGCTCTAAGGACCTTTGAGATGACTGAAATCGtttggcgaagtgatatggaactgtaaTGCGGTCAAATAAATTCCTCAAGATTCCTGGAACTACTGCCTTGAACAGCTGTACTATAAACAGGTAATATTGCAAAAGTGGTTTGATTTTCTTTTATAGGAGCCTTTAAATTGATTTACATGTATTCCTAGTAAAATCAGAGTTATGTACTTTTGCAAACTTTATGCACACAATGTAACACATGCAGTGCTATCTGTGCATTTATGAGGCACATGCAAATTCACATGCATGTTTCCAGTAGCATATGCAGAATACACCCATAGCtttcagacacacactcactcactcactcaatcaatcaataattaTTCACTCTTCTGTGGCTACCTGGAAAACAGACATTCACACAATCTTTTGCACACCCCTGCTTTTGTTAAGATGATATTttgtcttcttgttttttttttttttttttctaatgtaaAAAACACCCTCTTTTATGTAGTTTACAAGTttctaattatttaaaaaaaaaaaaaaaaaaaaaaaaaaaaacattcaactaaacagttcagtttttgttcaatttaaaacTGTGTGTAGTGTTAATAATAACTTTTCCATGTGCAATATATATAGTCACTAACATTTTCTTAATATGTTTTCTTCTCAGACCTGGGCGTGTTGACCAGTTTCATCAGACCTCTTTCCAGATCTATCCAAAGTTGGTGTAATGTAATCTTTTCTaaaggttaaaggattagttcactttcaaataaatttttccTAATAATtgactcacccccatgtcatccaagatgttcatgtctgtctttcttcagtcaaaaagaaattaaggtttttgatgaaaacattccaggattattctccttatagtgcaCTTCACtggtctccaaacggttgaaggtcaaaattacagtttcagtgcagcttcaaagggctttaaatgatcccagacgaggaataagggtcttatctagagaaacaattggtcattttctaaaaaaaatacaactgtatatgctttataaacacaaatgatcgccttccaagttgttccgccaaaaccgcactttcgtattcttctaaaagcttacgctgtatgtcctacgcgttccctattctacttatggccgcgttcgttccgtaagttaaataaggaaggcgtaggacatacagcataagcttgaagaatacaaaagtgcGCTTTGggtggaaccacttggaaggcgatcatttgtgtttataaagcacatacatTTGCATTTTTCGAAAAAGACATATCGTTatgctagataagaccattattcctcatctggtattatTTAAaactctttgaagctgcactgaaactgtaattttgaccttcaaccatttggaggccattgaagtccactataaggagaacaatcctggaatgttttcatcaaaaaccttaatttctttttgactgaagaaagaaggacatggacatctttgatgacatgggggcgagtaaattatcaggaaaattttacttgaaagtgaactaatcctttaacttacAGTTTCTCTAATCAGACTGTACAATTTACACTTTTCTCTTTgacattgtttttcattgttttattgcagtttgctttcaaaaataaatattttcattatttacttaccctGATGCCATCCaatggtgtatatgactttctttataAGAACACAAAAGCATATTTTTAATCTGGAGGAAATTCAAGCTTTGTAGGATGCATACAATGCAAGAAAATGGCTTCCACCATTGTGATTAAGGAAACAAATCAATAACTAAAACATTCTCAACTTTAAACTAGTGCTTCTCACCAGGGCTCTGATATTGATTCTAAGAATgtttgtgttctgctgaagaaaggcAATTGTGGGATAAAATGATGATTACATTTTCTTTAacaaattcaaaaatatttgtgttggtTAAAGCAAGTGCTATTTTCccttttcttaaagggttagttccccccaaaataaaatttctgtcattaattacacaccctcatgtcgttccacacccgtaagacctttgttgaacacaaattataatctttttaatgatataatgctgtcagatttccatccattgactgcctttgtaactaccactttgacgcgtCAAAAACTTTATAAAGAGATTGGAAAACTAATCCTTGTGAGCATACTAATCACTTGTTATGATGAAAAGaattaatttaggcttttacttgcacgtaaacattgatcagagaacatataagcagaagctcaacctaacctgctttgagaataaacctcattggttactcagcacgtttgagcttccggaagaggtttgttcttgtgcattATACAAGTTATGTTTtgcttctgcttatgtttgctgatcaat
This region includes:
- the LOC137003637 gene encoding complement C1q-like protein 4, encoding MKIKTMAVLLLVLLLCAGSLFAQDLLSPSVNIIAEPQKQQCMEERIQKLEETLTKILSDNEALKTLVQDSKNKIESLQQNYGKKVAFSAGLLASGSGQTGPFSDSKTLEYKKVFSNVGNAYDSNTGIFTAPVRGVYYFRFYGHCHGGTTMAITLLKNSQTQCSVHSARPVSNSNASNGVVLTLEIGDKINTVLWKDAWVYDDPASYTSFSGFLIFPL